In the genome of Arachis stenosperma cultivar V10309 chromosome 2, arast.V10309.gnm1.PFL2, whole genome shotgun sequence, the window GTGTGTTACAATGCATATGGTGTTTTTAGGGATAAGGAAATGTATGAGAGGATCTTTGGTGATGAAGAGAAGCTGAAGAAGTTCCTTAGATGGAGGGTTCAGGTCCTTGAGAGGGGCATCAAGCTCCTACATTTCAAGGCTGGTGGGGTCAATTCCCTTATTCAGGTCACTGACCTTAAGGACATGCCCAAAAGGGAGCTTAGGGTTGCTTCTAACCACATCCTCTCCCTCTTCCAAGACAATTACCCAGAGATGGTGGCTCGCAAGGTACAATCTTTTCCAAtaattatttcagaaaaaaaaGGAATCATTTTGATGGGTCTAGTTAGGGATTTagattttgtttgttttattagGGGGAAAAGAGGGAACTtttcttgagttggtttgttttctaGTTGAGTTCTCTCAATGTACTCATATCTTACATGTGACAAAttttttaaccttttttttcttgtggGGTGATTCAGATTTTCATCAATGTGCCATGGTACTTCAGCATGTTGTATTCAATGTTCAGCCCGTTTCTGACTCAAAGAACCAAGAGCAAGTTTGTGATCTCTAAGGAAGGAAATGCTGCTGAGACGCTCTACAAGTGAGTTCTAATTTGGTTTAATTAATGTGCAGATTCACATATCCATTGCtctagaatatttttttatttttattttccctttttactctttttttttaaaaaaaaaatctgtattaaaataattcaaaaatgtCACGGATTCCTAGTCATtgtttttggattttattaattaatttaatttcaatatatTGTCACatcactaaaaaaaatattttttagttgcCTTAATTAAACtcttaattaactaattaatgcCTTCTATTGTTTGCGTTGTCTGTCCTCTATATGGATGTAATGTCCATTTTGACCCTGGAATTTTGTTTTAGTCAATTTGGTCCTTGACTTTTTAAAATGACAAATTGTTGTGAACGCtctttaattattaatatgttaattttagatttttgttACTGAatatattaaacaaaaaatattatagttttaattttcatatattttttaaaaatatttttaacctCTTTTCTAATTATGTGAACATCTTATATAATttctatatattaataattaatagtgcatactatttctaaatttaatttaagaataatgTCAAGACATGTTTATACATGATTgtattttaatgaatttaagaGACCAAAATGggttactttcttttttttttacctctttttttttattttgtcttggCTAGTCCtataatagaaattaaaattcccACTTTCCTATCTATATATCCATTTTGGGTTTGGTTTCTGAAAGGAGTTTGTTTTTTATGGTCAGATTCATAAGGCCCGAGGATATTCCTGTTCAGTATGGAGGGCTGAATAGGCCCAGTGATTTGCAGAATGGTCCCCCAAAACCTGCTTCAGACTTCACTGTTAAAGGTGGAGAGAAAGTGAACATACAAATAGAAGGAATTGAGGTGACAATAATAaccctcttctttttttttttttcactaaaaaACTCTTCCCTATGCATATTGTGATGATGATTGATTGCTACTTTTGTCATGCAAGTGGTTTCTTTTTccacataaaatattttttttttttcaattgattgTTGTCATGTGctccaaaattttcaaatcaaaaGTTCTCCTTATTCAAAATTTTACACAATCTTCAAGACAATTTTGGTAGATGTAAAGTGAAATTTAGTAGTAAGAATCTTTTTAAACATCACACATAAAAGAGGAATCATCAGCCTTTGTTTTCAATTTAAAGCTTGACCAAGCATTaagcataataataataagcttTATGTTTTGGGACAATGCTAAAGGTGTAAGATTTATTTTGGCTTCTTACAGTATCCTCTAGTTTAGGAGGCTAAGGACTAATTTGTTAATGGTTGTGTCGTTGACTAATGGGTTGCTGCATACACAACGTAAAAGATTCGAATAATGATAGATGCTACTCTCATGATTTAAATCTACATTAATGGATCGTCCTAAAGCATGATACACTAAGTTCAATTCGGTCCGTCGCAAAATATATCTAAAGTTTTTTGCTAACACAATTTTATGTGTTGTCTCTCTTGGTTGCATCTTGTCCTGTTTTTTATGCTGTGATAATGatgttttctgttttttttttttttttaatatatgttgCTGGATTTTGAATAGGCTGGTGCAACCATCACATGGGACATAGTGGTTGGAGGTTGGGACTTAGAATATAGTGCTGAGTTCGTACCAAATGCTGAAGGAAGCTACACCATAGCTGTTgagaagccaagaaaagttatgGCCTCAGAGGAAGCAATTCACAACTCATACACATCAAAGGAACCAGGCAAAATGGTACTCTCTGTTGATAACACTTCCTCGAGGAGGAAAAAGGTCGCGGCGTATCGCTACGTCGTCCGGAAATCTAGTAGTACCGTGTAATAATAACAACCTCAATTTAGATTTTAGGACTTTCTATGAtgtttttcctcttttcttgGTTTTTTGGATGGTCTAGTTTTATGCTTATGAACTCGTTAAAGCCCTATTTAGAAGTGTTAATGGTAATGTACTAATGCAATGTAAAAAAGGATGGGGGAAAATGGTTAGTGTATTATTATTGCTTGGTATAGAAGAAAAGCAATTAAGGTTGCTTATATAACATACCATGTTACTGTTTTTGTTTGTCCTTGTGTTTGTGACGTTTTGTTTGTGGGATTTACTAATATGTCCTTTTGTGGGGGGAGGAGCACATGGGGGAATTTTGAATTGGAATTGGTGAATGGTGTGAATCCAAGATAGAGAAGAAAAattggcaatactttttgttgcTTTTGGCCATTGTGTATTATGCAATCTAATAGAAGAAATGGTTGGTGAATGAACAATCTATGTTTTTATGATTCGAAGTAATGTTTGTGTGTTGGCTTGATTGGTTAAAGGAACATCACTTGAGATTTGTTACCATAAATGAAAAGGAAAAATGGAAAATTAGATGGATATTCATTTTGATTGTACCTAGTTGATGCAAGCTTTTGGTTTTTATTATTTGGCCAACACAAATTAATCACTTTATTGTTGAGACTTGAGATGACAGAAAATCATTTAAAATGATTTAGTAGATTCTTTTgggtagaaaaaaaaaagaaccaaTGGTGAAATTAATCTTTGAATATCACTTgggtagaaaaaaaaaagaaccaaTGGTGAAATTAATCTTTGaatatcacctgttcttcaaaTTGGTCatcagaattttttttttatcaaatttgttTTTCAAAGAGTTTAAGTTAGTTATATTAGTTCTTTTGTCACTTTTGTTTCTAATGACATCTAAATTTGCTGATGTGGCATGTTAAGTGACACGATAACATACACCTAATAGTTCTAATTGACCActaacataataaatttatgaagTTAGATCAAATTAACCCTAAATTGAGGGATTTCAATGTCTCAAGATATCTTTTCAATTaggttttaattttatttaatttcataaatttatcATGTTAATAGTCAATGAGGATTATTCAATGTGTATTGTGATGTCATTTAATATGCTACATTAGCAAATTTTGATGCCGTTAATAAAAAAAGTGCCGAGAAAATTAGGGTAATTAACTTTAAATCTTTGAATGACgtatttgattaaaaaatttttgaagaacaATTTAAATAACAAGTGATATTCCAGGACGAATTTGATCATTTTCTCGTAAAAATAAcaacaaactaaaataaattagtaCCATCTTGATTTAATAAAGTAAGATTTCATTAGGAGTATTGATCATTGAAAAAGTACACCCGAATAAAACTCATTTTTTGTCAATTTTCAGCCACTATATTTATTGTTTTAGACATATACGACCAAAAAAATACCATAAACACTGTAGTAAAACTAAAATTTCTGAAGCAACTTTGTTTAGCTCATGTTTTTGGTAGAGATATTTACATGATAGTTGATATATATGATATCctatgtttaaattttattgttcgcatttttaaaaaaaaataaaaagaaagaaaataagtaTGATAAATTTATGTTCATTATTCAAGAATTCATCATAAGATTAATGTAAAATAATGCATATAAAATAAGTCTTTTATATCTCAGTCAAATTTCAAAATAGTCCTTGGCTATGCATACTAAAATAATTCCTAAAATTTCAATTGCACGAATATGATCTCAGATATTAATAAAAGTGCATCACGTTAATTTTTCAATCGTTTTTGTTGAATAATTTGCCAATAAGAGTTAACATAAtgtatttttatcaattttaagaatataattaatataattaagatttcaaaaactattttaaTAGATATAATCAATCTCAAAAATTGCTTTGAGACTTAACTATCTAGAAATAGAAGataaaaattagtataaatatattagattttttatttaaattaaataaatatataaattacagaaatagataaaattgagatatttataaaaatacgTACTCTTACACATTTCGGATGTTGAGAggtaagttaaaaattaaacatatcTCGGCGTATAAGACTCCGTGCTATGACTTGGTGATGTCAAGACATATCTTGAGTACACCTAGGATATGTGTTGTTATGGATATCAGGGACTAAACACCCAAGATATGTGACAACTGAAAAAGGGATCTCAATATCCGAGATATGTACAGTTTGCCTAATTTGAGACTCAGCATCCGAGATATACTTGGACGCATTTATAAGGTCATAGCAGCCAAAATTGTTATGCATTTGAATAGTTTTTAagaattttgttaatttataaACGCTTAAGTTTGATTTCCTTAAGTAAATATGGCCCTCGAGAATATGTCCATGATGGAGACATCAAGAGACTGAATGCTACTTGGCACGTGGCTAGAGCTTTAAATTTTGAGGGTAGTAGTTTTTTTTAGTGAATAATTAGTTTAGATGTTTAGACTTTAGTAACTTAGTTAATGTGGTATGACTTAGTGATTAGACAAAGTTAgacaatttatatatatttagtcAGGTATATTatagttttatattttgtataattgATTGTAACTAATTGTAACttaagttaaataaataaaatatgtaaCTATTAATTGGTGAAATTAACAGGTAATTAATGGAAGTCGTGTCCAAATGTGACAGTCAGATTAGAATAGTGCAACAtgaatcattttattttttatatgctgCTTGATAGTCTTGTCTTTAATAAGTGCTATGAATATTAGCAGTACAAATTATATTCGTACTATATATGTTGCATTTATTATCGATGTTTATCGACTTGATTTAGAATTTTTAGTAATGGTTAATTACAATTAATGGTTTAGACGATATTAATATGCAAGTGTAAATGTTATGGATATTCCAGAGACCATGGTTATTGTTGTCACGCCGTGTGTGACCCTGCGTTTCCCCCGCCAGACATCCTATTGCCTTATATTAGGGAGGCGAAATTTGGGCATGTAGTAGAGTTGAGAGATTTCATGTTTGACAATTTCTTGATCTCTGCATTTGTCGAGTGGTGGAGGCCCGAACCTACACGTTCCACCTTCCATGTGGTGAGGTCAACATTACGCCTCAGGATGTTGCCTACCACATTGGTCTGCGCACTAATGGAGAGCCGATTAGAGGTTGTACCAGAGACTTTCAGCAATGACATGAACACTCCATGTGGAAGTGGGTTGAGGATTTACTTGGCGCCAGGTCGCCACCACAGTCAGAGGGAGGGAAGCAGGTTTTCGGGGTGAGAATGATGTAACACTCTAACTATCAAaatgtcacgcttccggctgcgctactctgatagctcggGTATTACGACAACTTCAtgtatttaataataaaatatgagcTTTTGACTCGAAACCGTATCGCTATTTTATTTGAAAACCGAAAAAATActtttacaataaaataaacaagCATATACATAAACAAAACTCCTTACCCAAGTAACTTATgtatattatatacatacaaaTCATACAACTCCTATCCATCTTACAAAATTGTAATATTAATAGCGAGAGAAGAATAATAATAACTCAACTAATTCCAATATAAAAAATCATCTTCAAAACTCAATTCAGGACCAAtaattcaaaccaatttccaATGTTAAAATCATTTCCAATAAATCAACAAAGTCCATTCCTAATATCCCAAATCGTTTCAAATGCCGATTCATTTTCAATATCCAAGTCACCCCAAACCAAGAAAATCATTTTACATAGTATCTAATTAAACCAACTTTCCAACTCAATAATTAGAAACAGTCACAATTCAATCATCATAATAACCTTAAACCAAGTACATAACCCAACTAAGCATCTTCAATCAATCAATAAATCATTCAAACTAGCATTTATATTCATTCCAGACAACTCAGTTCAATTTATAAAACTTGcgaaatcataaaaatatatttttcttattaatatCGATTTAAAACAATTCTTAATAGTAAATTAAGTTTAAGAAATCGCCCTTACCTCGTTTGCGACTTAATCACACGACAAAACCCTCTTTTTTCTTGTGGCCCGCAAAAGCCACAGCTCCGGACCATTTTCGAGGAAATAACTGCGACTTCAAACACGACATGCAAGCATCGATACTCAACCCTATGACGTCCATAACTTAAAATCCTCAACAACTGATTACCAGAACAATAACAATGCGAGATTCGAAGTGAGAGAAACTTACATTCATGAATAAGAACGACGAAATGGACATGCATCTCTGAAGCAACCTCCGGCAACCTTCGACACCGACAACACTGTTACTTGGCAGCCAGAGGCTCAGCAACTGCGTCCCCAACAACAGCGGCGGGGCGCGCAAACAACGGCGACGCATGCAGTGGCAATGACAagttcttctctctctcttcgcactcgtctctctctctctctctttgcaGGTCTGTCTCTTGGCGGCAGCTCAATGGTGGATTGATGGCGATGATATGCGGCTCGTGATGATGATGGCAATGGCTCCACGGTGCCGGAACAACGACGGGAATGGGTGACTCGACGGCTGTAAGGAGGCATGGCGGCTAGGTGACAGCGCTGCCTCCTATTCTCCCTCGAATCTCTATCTCTCTTTCGGCCTTCCTCTCTCCCGCACGGCTCCTCTGTGAAGGCGACGGTTACGGTGCGGCAGTAGTTCCcctcttccttcctcttcttttccCTCGGTTCCCTCttctttccttccctttctttctctcttcagCGTCTCTGTGTGGGTGTTTGTCATCTTTGTGTGTGTGTGGGTGGTGTTACGCTTGTGTGTATTTGGGAAAAAGGGGGAATGTGGCAGTGGGTGAGGCAGTGAGTGTGAGTGGCGGTGAGGGGTTAGGATTAGTGGgttcaatttgaaaatttttgggttgtttagataatttttataaaattaggggtaCTTGAGtaattgaaaactaattttaatccaacactaatatttataaaaatattaattatcaaattaCGATTTATTTCCAAAAAATActctaatttaataattagagataatcaaattaatttcttttaaaatcataaaataaagttcaaaaTCTGAATATTctaaattaaacaaataaaatattcattATTATTCAAACCCCAAAGCCTTAagtcaataataaaaaatatctaattaatataaaaatcttttaaaaaatataatcttgaataaatagtaaaataacttacttattaaatttttgaaaatctggGGTCTTACAAATGACCTGGCCGAGGGACAGAGTTTTACATATTCTAGCTGGGACAGCTCTGAATACACTCCGTCAGTATGTTCGATGCTACTTGATGATTCTTATTGGGAGAATTTCTGTTCACGGACAAGTTTGCTACACGTATCCTTTTGAGATGGCTGCCGCTACTGAAGGATTTCCATTATTGCAGCCAGTTGTCATAGGGGGTCTGCACTGTTCTATCATACGTACAACTCACTGCGGACCGCAGCAGGGTGTGATGTGAACGACATTGTGGGATGCATACCGCTTCTTGTCTTCTAGATCTACGATAGATTTTTGTGTTTTAGTCTGGTAGGATATAACGTCATCACGGTCCACTTGTAGCTAGGTATGTACATATTGTAAATATTGATAGCAGGACTAGGTATGTACATATGCGTAGATTGGTAGGACTAAGGCAACAAAGTAGAGATTGTCATGATGGCAGGATCCAAACTCTACATCGTCACATCGATGGCTTCACA includes:
- the LOC130960616 gene encoding patellin-6-like, which gives rise to MQRFHLGLSQNRTLMMDSSAPNTPSFQNTPDSNITTNTLSPKPYKKSFVTTLMEAATLRTPSFKEDNYFVSLLRPSERKALQELKEKLKASIDSKNGENDGAVMWGIPLLGGDDRADVILLKFLRARDFRVTDALTMLLKCLQWRKDFGAETIVDEDLGFKELEGVIAYMQGYDKEGHPVCYNAYGVFRDKEMYERIFGDEEKLKKFLRWRVQVLERGIKLLHFKAGGVNSLIQVTDLKDMPKRELRVASNHILSLFQDNYPEMVARKIFINVPWYFSMLYSMFSPFLTQRTKSKFVISKEGNAAETLYKFIRPEDIPVQYGGLNRPSDLQNGPPKPASDFTVKGGEKVNIQIEGIEAGATITWDIVVGGWDLEYSAEFVPNAEGSYTIAVEKPRKVMASEEAIHNSYTSKEPGKMVLSVDNTSSRRKKVAAYRYVVRKSSSTV